The following DNA comes from bacterium.
ATCAGCGGCTGGTGATTCGGACCCGATGGCCGGAGGTTAACGCTGAATTCGATGCCGAGTGCGCCCTGCTGGATGTTCTGATCAGCAAGTGGTCTGCGGAGCAGGCCCAGGCCATAATGGGACAGATCCGGCATCTGACCCAAGGGGCGGCTGCCCGCGAGTATGGCATTTCTCAGCCTGCGGTCCAGCAGCGTCTGAAGCACGCCGGCGGCTGGGCAGTGGCTGAGCTTTGCCAGCGGTTTCAGGAAGTCATCAGCCGGTTGACTGGGGAGTGATGAGTGGCCAGTGATCAGTGGTCAGTGGTACTTACGGGTATGGGGGGGCAGGGGAGGAAAGGAGACGGAAGAATTCATCATGCTACAGCAGGGCAGCGAGGTACTTCTCCTTCGCCTTATCATGGCCCATCTGGTTGCTGACTTTCTCCTCCAGAGAGAGTGCTGGGTACGGCAGCGATTTCAGAAAAAATGGGCTTCCCTCTGGCTTTACGCTCACGGAGCCACGGCTGCGGTTTTGGCCTATCTGCTGGCAGGATACTGGAAAGCCTTCTGGCTGCCGGCTGGAATCTTTATCTCTCATGTGCTGCTGGATGGTTTCAAGGCATACCAGGGAGAGGACAACTGCCGGGCTTTCCTTCTTGATCAGGCAGGGCACCTTCTGGTTCTTCTGCTCTGCTGGGCTTTCCTGGCCGGAATAAGATTGGCCGATCTGTCGGACTTTCTTCTCTCCTTGAATTCAACGAGAAAATTCTGGATTCTGGCTTTGTCCTACTTTTTTGTCCTCTGGCCGGCAGGTTTCTGGATCGGCAACATTACCCAGGCATGGCGGAGGGAGTTTGAGGAATCAACCTCTCAGGGGCTGGCCAGGGC
Coding sequences within:
- a CDS encoding DUF3307 domain-containing protein, whose protein sequence is MLQQGSEVLLLRLIMAHLVADFLLQRECWVRQRFQKKWASLWLYAHGATAAVLAYLLAGYWKAFWLPAGIFISHVLLDGFKAYQGEDNCRAFLLDQAGHLLVLLLCWAFLAGIRLADLSDFLLSLNSTRKFWILALSYFFVLWPAGFWIGNITQAWRREFEESTSQGLARAGLWIGCLERVLILTFVLLNQFGAIGFLIAAKSIFRFNEISLPERRKEAEYILIGTMLSFTIAIGLGILVRLILHYPLIQ